A window of Phenylobacterium sp. NIBR 498073 genomic DNA:
CCGCACCTTCGCCCAGCGCTACGGCTCGCCCGCCAGCGTGGTCTATTTCGACCTCGACGGCTTCAAGGCGGTGAACGACCGCTATGGCCACGCCGCCGGCGACGCCTGCCTCTGCGCGGTGGCCGAGCGGCTGGCGGCCAACGTCCGCGATAGCGACGTGGTCGGGCGGATGGGCGGCGACGAGTTCGCGGTCATCCTGGTGCAGGCCGACCGCGAGACCGCCGAGGCCAAGGCCCGCTCGCTGGCCGAGGCGATCGAAGCCACGCCGATCCGGTTCGGCGAGTGGACCGCGCCGCTCCACATCTCGTTCGGGGTGCGGGAGATCTCGCCCGAACTGGACGCCGAGGCGCTGGTCGCCGAGGCCGACACGGCGATGTTCATCCGCAAGCGTCAGGCCCGCAGCCTTCCTTCGCGCTGAGAGCCGCCGATTTCCCTTCCGTGACGCGCGCGTCAGGTTGCTATGAAGCGGCCAGCGCAAGCTACCAAAGGGGAAACACCATGATCGGCTACACCACTGTAGGCGCCAACGATTTCGAGAAGTCCAAGGCGTTCTTCGACGCCGTCCTGGCGCCGCTGGGCGTCGCGCGGTCGTTCGGCATGGACCGCATTCAATTCTACGGCGCGCCGGGCGCCGGGGCGCTCGCGGTCTGCAAGCCCTATGACGGCGAAAAGGCCACCATCGGCAACGGCATGATGGTCGCGCTGGCCTGCCCCTCGCCGGAGGTGGTCGACCAGGTGCACGCCGCGGCCCTGGCCGCGGGCGGCACGTGCGACGGTGAGCCGGGCAAGCGGCTGCCGACCTTCTACGGCGCCTACTTCCGCGACCTGGACGGCAACAAGTTCTGCGCCTTCAAGATGGGGTGACGAGCGCCGGCTCTCACTCGCGAGCCGGATGCGATCGACAACGATTTGTCGATCGCCGCGAAGAACGCCCGCCCTCGATGGGCGGGCGGGAAGCGGCTTAGGCGATGATGTCGGGCGTCTGCTGATCCTTCAGGCGCTCGATTTCGTCCTTCAGGGCCAGCTTCCTCCGCTTCAGACGGGCGATGACCATCATGTCGGGCACCGGCGCCTGGGCGATCGCCTCGACCGCCACGCCCAGGTCCGCGTGTTCCTGGATCAGCAGGTGCAGGCGCTCGGTCAGCCGCGCCTCGGGATCGTTCCTGTCGTCGTCGTTCATACGCTAGCCGCCCCACCTCACGGCGCTTCCTATGCCACGCCGGCGGTTAACGACCTAGCCAAGGGCGCGCGCCAGGCGGGCCAGGGCCTCGTCCGGGGCAGGCGGTCCCCAGGCGCGCGAGGCCGCTTTCAACGCCTCCAGGGCGGGCCGCCCGCCGCGACGATGCTCGCCCAGCGCCTCGAAGGCTTCCATCAGCACCCGTTCGGCCCGCAGCTCAGCGGCCTTCACGTCCTCGCGCAGCCCCTCGCGCGCGCCGTCGTCGACCTTGCCGAACCTGGCCTTCAGCGTGCGGCGGACCGCGCGGATCGGCTTGAGCACCGTCTCGTCCCAGCCCCGCCCCGCCGCAGCCGCGGCCTGCAGGGTCGCCGCGTCGGCGCCTTCGGCCCACACGGCCCAAAGCAGATACGAAGTGTTCTGCCCATACTCGTCCTGCAGCTCCAGGCAGGCTTCCGGAACCCCTGGACGGGCATAGGCTTCGAGCGTCCATCCCCACAGCGACACGGCCTTAAGCCTCCCCGCTCAACGGCTTGAGATCCAGGCCCCAGCGCTTCACCGGCGTCCACGACAGGCCGAACAGGTCGAGCGCACGCCCCACCGACTGATCGACCATCTCCTCCAAACTGGCCGGCTTGGCGTAGAACGCCGGCAGCGGCGGGGCGATCACCGCGCCCATTTCCGCCAGCCGCACCATGGTGCGCAGGTGCCCCAGGTGCAGCGGCGTCTCGCGCACCATCAGCACCAGCGGGCGGCGCTCCTTCAGGGTGACGTCGGCGGCGCGGGTCAGCAGCGAGGAGGTCACGCCGGTGGCGATCTCGCTCATCGTGCGCACCGAGCAGGGCGCGATGATCATGCCAAGCGTCGGGAACGACCCCGACGAAATCGACGCGCCGACATCGCCCACCTTGTGCGCCACGTCAGCCCGCGCGCTGACCTCGGCGAGACTGAGCGAGGTTTCCTGCGCCAACGTCAGGGCCGCGGCCTTGGAGAAGATCAGGTGGCTCTCGACGCCGAGCTCACGGCAGGCGTCAAGCGCACGCAGGCCGTAGGCGACGCCGCTGGCGCCCGAGACGCCCACCACCAGGCGTGCAGGAGTGCTCATGCCTTTGTATCTCCGAGCCCGGTTTCAAGGCGTGGGCCCAGCCCGGCCCACTGCAAACATATGTGATCTGACAGGCCAGACCAGCGGGTGTTCACTCGTCGTGACAGTAGTTCGACAAGGAGATGACACGTCATGGCCGTCGAAGCCCGTATCCGTGAACTTGGCTTCCGTCACCAGAATCTGGATCGGATGATCGAGGAGGAAACGAATAGGCCGGCCGCAGACGCCACCAAGTTGAGAGAGTTGAAGCTCAAGAAGCTTAAGCTCAAGGAAGAGATCGAGGCTTTGGGCGCGCAAGCACACTAGCCGAGGCTCTTTCTCGTCCGTGCGGGCGGGGGACGGACGCCAGTCGACCCTGACCGATCGTTTCCACGGGTCCCCGGAGGCGGTCGGCAGGGTCGCCTGCGCGTGTCCGCGGCTCCGGCCGGGCTGAAAAAGGGGCGGTCCGCGCCGCCCCTCTCCTGAACCCTTAGTCTTCTTCGCCGTCCTCGTCGTCGAAGTGCGGCGGCTCGGCCGCGTAGGGTTGTTCGTCCTGATCGGCGGGCCCGCCGAAGGCGCCCGTCTCGGAGGCCGGCTCCAAGGTCGGGCCGTCGACGATGCCGCGCCGGGCGTCGTCCTTGGCCTTCTTGTCGGCCGCCTTCTTGACGACGGCGTCCAGCTCCATCTGGGTCGCCAGGCCGAGCGTCACAGGGTCGACCGGCTTGATGTTGGCCGAGTTCCAGTGGCTGCGGTTGCGGACCTGGTCGATCGTCGCCTTGGTGGTGCCCAGCAGCCGCGCGATCTGGCTGTCGGCCACTTCCGGGTGGTTGCGAATGAACCAGGCGATCGCATCCGGACGGTCCTGGCGGCGCGACACCGGGGTGTAGCGCGGCGCCTTCTTCACCGGCTTCAGCAGCTCGGCGTGCCGGCTCTTCTGCGCCTTCATGCGGTACTTGTCGTTGGCCTGGGCCTTGTCGAGTTCTTCGCGCGACAGCTGGCCGTTGGCGATCGGGTCGGCGCCGCGGATGTCGCGCGCCACTTCGCCGTCAGCGATGCCCTTTACTTCCAGCGGGTGCAGGCCGCAAAAGTCGGCGATCTGATCGAAGGTCAGCGAGGTGTTGTCGACCAGCCAGACAGCGGTCGCCTTCGGCATCAGAATCTCGGTCATGACGGTCTTTCCAAAATGACGGCGCCCGGCCTTTCGGCCGGGCGGTGCAATCAAGCAACGTCACATATAGGCCCGTTCCGCGCTCAAGAAAACGACAATCCTGCGCGGTTTGCGCCGGTATCGGCGGCAGCTGGCGTGCGCAATTCCGTGAAGTCGTCCGCCCCGCGCACGTTCCCTGAAGACATTTACGGCGGCCGTGCCACAGTCTTCGCAACAACGACCCTGCTGGGAGGGCTCCAGGAATGAGAGGCGCGGTCCTGCCGATCGCCGCAGCGGCTTTGCTGTCGGCCTGCGCGACGACTGATACTCAGCGAACGGCCGCCGGCCCGCCGCGCAACGACTATAGCCACCTGTCCTGTCGCGAGATCGCCGCCGAGCTGGCGCTCACCGAGCGCGCCGTCGTGTCCGGCGCCCGCCGTCAGCCGCTGGCGCGCGAGGGCGAGACCGCTCAGGCCTACCTGTTCCCCGCATCACTCGGCCCCGCCGCGCCGGCCGCGTCCGCCAAGCTCGAAGTCCGGCTGGAAGACTTGCGCCGCGCCTCGCGGGCCAAGCGCTGCGAAAGCGCCTGGCGCAGCTACCAGACCGCCACCGCCTAATCACCGAACAACGATTGCCGAGTTGCCGAAAGCTTCATAGCAATAGGCGTATGAACGCCATCGCTCTACCTGAGATCGGCACGCCGCGGACCGTCGCCCGCGGCCGCTCGGCTCATGACGGCTACCAACGCGGCTGGGGATTGATGCACGCCGGCGTCGCCGACCTCGTCGCCCACCATCCGCTCTACCAGGCCGGCGTCGAGGCCTCGGCCCACTGGTCGGTGATGGTCGAGTCCAAGCGGATGAACCTCTTCCTGATCCTGACCTCCTTCTATGCCGGGCTCAACGGCAAGGACGTCATCGAATTCGGCTCCTATCGCGGCGGCAACGCCCTGTTCATGGCCCGTGTCCTCTGGGACGTGGCGCCGGGCGCCAAGGTCTATGCCTGCGACACCTATGCCGGGATGCCGGAGACCGACGCCGCCCGCGACCTGCACGGGGCCGGCGACTTCGGCGACAGCTCCTACGACGCCCTGGTCGAGCGTCGGGACGCCCTGGGCCTGACCAACCTCGTGGTCGTGAAGGGCCTGTTCCAGGACACCTTTCCGGCGATCGCGCGCGAGCGGCCGACCTTCGGCCTCGCCCACATCGACTGCGACATCTATTCGGGGGTGAAGTACGCGCAGGAGGCGGTCTGGCCGCGGATGGCCCGCGGCGGCTACGTCGTCTACGACGACGCCGACACCCCCTCCTGCATCGGCGCCACCGAGGCCGTCGAGGAACTGGTCATGACGCGCAAGCTGCACTCCGAACAGGTCTGGCCGCACTGGGTGTTCCGCGCTGGCCTCTAGGCCGCCGCGCCGCTAGCCTTGCGCAAAACAAGGATGGGCGGAAATGACCGGGTACGGACAAGCGGCGCGCGAGGCGCTGAATTTCATCGAGTCGCAGCGGACCGGCGCGGTCTGGCGGACGAACGATCATCCCAAGGCCCGCCCCGCCTACAGCCTCTACCACGGCGCTGGCGGGGTGATCCTGCTGCTGCTCGAGCTGCACGCTCAGTCCGGCGAAGCCGAGCTGATGGAAAGGGCGCTGGCCGCCGGCGACGAGATCCTGGCGCAGCTGCCGACCTTCGAGGATCTCTCGATCAATTCCTCCACCGGCTGGGGCGGCTATGTCTTCGTGCTTGGCGAACTGGCGCGGATTTCCGGCCTGGCGCGCTACCGCGAAGGCGCGACGTTCTGCCTGCGCAAGATCCGCGAGCTCGCCCAGCCGCTCGGGGCCGGCGTCGGCTGGATCGAACCGGCCCCGTTCGCCGACATCACCGGATTTTCTGAGCCGCGGGAGGTCTACGACCAGTCCGTCGGATCCGCGGGCGTGATTCTGACCCTGCTCTATGCCGCGCGCGAGGGGCTGGACGACGGGGCGCTGGCGCTCGCTGTCGCAGCCGCCGAGCGGTTGCTGGAAGTCGCCGAGCCGACCCCGGACGGCCTGCGTTGGCGGATGATGGCCGACATGCCGTTCCAGTTCACCGCGCCCAACTTCGCTCACGGCGGGGCCGGGGTCGGCTACGCCTTGCTGCAGCTGCACCGGGCGACCGGCGAGCCGCGCTATCTCGAGGCCGCCATCGACGCCGCGCGCTACGCGATGAGCCGCAGCCACCCGGTCGGAAGCGGCCGGCTGGTCTGCCATAACGAGGACACCCGCAAACCGATCTTCTATCTCGGCGCCTGTCACGGGCCGGCCGGCACCGGCCGCCTGCTCCTGGAGTTGCACGCCGTCACCGGCGACGCGCAGTGGGCCCAGGCGCTTGAGCAGCTGGTCGCCGGCATCAAGGGCGCCGGGGCGCCGGAAGCCCGGTCGGCCGGGTTCTGGAACAATCATGGCCAGTGCTGCGGCGACGCCGGGGTCGGCGAGTTCGCGCTGCTGCTGGCGCGCCGGACGGGCAAGGCCGAGTACCTGGATCTGGCGCGTCGCTGTGCGGCGGTGATCCTGGACAGCAGCGAGACCTCGGGCGGCGGGCGGTTCTGGCGTCAGGCCGAACACCGCGACCGCCCGGAGTTCGTTCAGGCGCAGACCGGTTACATGCAGGGGGCGGCTGGGATCGCGAGTTTTCTGCAGCACCTTGGTGGCGTGGAGCGTGGTCGGGCGGTGAAGCTATCGATGCCGGACTGGCCAGATATGGGGGCGTGAGTTGGGTCTCGGACACGAAGAAGCCCCCGAGCGAGAGCTTGGGGGCTTGAAAAGCTTGGGTGCGGGGACAGGATTTGAACCTGTGACCTTCAGGTTATGAGCCTGACGAGCTACCGGGCTGCTCCACCCCGCGTCAGGGTGTGATTGTGTATTGAAGGGTTTTGGACTGCATCCGTTTGGTAGACCTGGCGGCGACCTACTCTCCCGCGCCTTAAGACGAAGTACCATTGGCCCAGAGAGGCTTAACGACCGAGTTCGGGATGGGATCGGGTGGGGACCTCTCGGTATAACCACCAGGTCAACGAAACGGATGCGTTGAAAAGAGAAGACATCACACAAAGCGCGTTAGTCATGAGTTTGACTAAGAACGATCAAGCCTATCGAGCGATTAGTACCAGTAAGCTGCATGCGTCGCCGCACTTCCACACCTGGCCTATCAACGTGGTGGTCTACCACGGCTCTCGGCGAAGCCTTGTTTTGAGGTTAGTTTCCCGCTTAGATGCTTTCAGCGGTTATCTATTCCACACTTAGCTACCCTGCTGCACAGCTGGCGCCATGACAGGTCCACCAGAGGTGTGTCCATCCCGGTCCTCTCGTACTAGGGACAGATCCTCTCAAGCTTCGTACACCCACGGCAGATAGGGACCAAACTGTCTCACGACGTTCTGAACCCAGCTCACGTACCACTTTAATCGGCGAACAGCCGAACCCTTGGGACCTGCTCCAGCCCCAGGATGTGATGAGCCGACATCGAGGTGCCAAACTTTGCCGTCGCTGTGGACGCTTGGGCAAAATCAGCCTGTTATCCCTAGAGTACCTTTTATTCGTTGAGCGATGGCCCTTCCACGCAGAACCACCGGATCACTATGGCCGACTTTCGTCTCTGCTCGACTTGTCAGTCTCGCAGTCAGGCGGGCTTATGCCATTGCACTCGTCGAGCGATTTCCGACCGCTCTGAGCCCACCATCGCGCGCCTCCGTTACACTTTGGGAGGCGACCGCCCCAGTCAAACTGCCCGCCACGCCATGTCCCGGACCCGGATAACGGGCCGCGGTTAGACGTCAGCGACAACAAGGGTGGTATTTCAAGGATGGCTCCACCGGAACTGGCGCCCCGGTTTCATAGCCTCCCACCTATCCTACACATGTTGCCGCTAACGCCAAGGCGAAGCTGCAGTAAAGGTTCATAGGGTCTTTCCGTCTGACCGCGGGAACCCCGCATCTTCACGGGGAATTCAATTTCGCTGAGCCTATGCTGGAGACAGTGGGGAAGTCGTTACGCCATTCGTGCAGGTCGGAACTTACCCGACAAGGAATTTCGCTACCTTAGGACCGTTATAGTTACGGCCGCCGTTTACCGGGGCTTCAATTCGGAGCTTGCACCCCTCCTTTTAACCTTCCGGCACCGGGCAGGCGTCAGACCCTATACGTCGCCTTGCGGCTTCGCAGAGCCCTGTGTTTTTGATAAACAGTCGCTACCCCCTGGCCTGTGCCACTCTACAAAGGTTGCCCTAAGCAGAGTCACGCTTATCCCGAAGTTACGCGTGCAATTTGCCGAGTTCCTTCAGCATAGTTCTCTCAAGCGCCTTGGTATACTCTACCTGTCCACCTGTGTCGGTTTCGGGTACGGTCTCCGTTGGGGTTATTTCCAGGAACTCCTTCACTGCCAGGACAATCCAATAAGCCCTGACAATTTACGGAATTCGTCACCTCCAACTGGCCCAGGAATATTCACCTGGTTCCCATCGACTACGCCTTTCGGCCTCGCCTTAGGGGCCGGCTAACCCTGCGCAGATTAGCTTTACGCAGGAACCCTTGGACTTTCGGCGAGAGTGTCTCTCACACTCTTTGTCGCTACTCATGTCAGCATTCTCACTTCCGATACCTCCAGCCAGCCTCACGACTGACCTTCACAGGCTTACGGAACGCTCCGCTACCGCGTGCTTACGCACACCCATACCTTCGGCGACTGGCTTGAGCCCCGTTACATTTTCCGCGCAGGATCGCTTGACCAGTGAGCTGTTACGCTTTCTTTAAATGATGGCTGCTTCTAAGCCAACATCCTGGTTGTCAAAGCAATCCCACATCGTTTCCCACTTAGCCAGTACTTGGGGGCCTTAGATGATGGTTAGGGTTGTTTCCCTTTTCACGACGGACGTTAGCACCCGCCGTGTGTCTGCCAGATAGTTCTCTTGGGTATTCGGAGTTTGGTTAGAATTGGTAGATCTCGCGACCCCCGCATCCATCCAGTGCTCTACCCCCCAAGGAATTCGTCTGACGCTCTACCTAAATAGATTTCGCGGAGAACCAGCTATGTCCAGGTTTGATTGGCCTTTCACCCCTATCCACAAGTCATCCCAGAATTTTTCAACATTCACGGGTTCGGTCCTCCAGCTGGTGTTACCCAGCCTTCAACCTGCTCATGGATAGATCACCTGGTTTCGGGTCGTCATGCGACGTACTTATTCGCCCTATTCAGACTCGCTTTCGCTACGCCTACACCTATCGGCTTAAGCTTGCACGGCACATGAAGTCGCTGACCCATTATACAAAAGGTACGCCGTCACCACGCGAGGTGGCTCCGACTGCTTGTAGGCTTCCGATTTCAGGTTCTATTTCACTCCCCTCGTCGGGGTGCTTTTCACCTTTCCCTCACGGTACTTGTTCACTATCGGTCATTGAGGAGTACTTAGGCTTGGAGGGTGGTCCCCCCATGTTCAGACAGGATTTCACGTGTCCCGCCCTACTCGAGTCTGTCGCTAATTGACGCCTACGGGGCTATCACCCGCTATGGCCGACTTTTCCAAGTCATTCGGCTTTATGTCACGACAGCACTGGCCTGGTCCCGGTTCGCTCGCCACTACTACGGGAGTCTCGGTTGATGTCCTTTCCTCCGGGTACTGAGATGTTTCAGTTCCCCGGGTTTGCTTAATGAACCCTATGTATTCAGGTCATTATACCTTTGAACAACCAACGAACCTGAGCTCCGGCCGAAGCCGAAGATCACATTCGCAGGCTGTAAAGGTGGGTTTCCCCATTCAGAAATGTCCGGATCAAAGGGTGCTCGCGCCTCCCCGGACCTTATCGCAGCGTGCCACGTCTTTCATCGCCTCTCAATGCCAAGGCATCCGTCAGAAGCCCTTATGCGCTTGATCGTTCTCAGCAAAACTCATGCGTGGGGACGGTTTGGATCCAGCCGTACGAAATAGCCGGATCGCGCCCACACATGCGCTTTGTTTTATGATGTCTTCTCAAGTCGGCCCTTCAAGCTTCAGGGGAAGCCGGGCAAACCCTTCAATTCACAATGTCATTCGCCGACCAGGTCGAAACCTGACCGGAAACCTTGTTTCCTTACGATCGCTAAGCCGCTTC
This region includes:
- a CDS encoding GGDEF domain-containing protein; amino-acid sequence: MKITGARTEPFSAIRKRALVHAGAQASAATAGPIDKTAFLGLGEGDLTPGVQSALTTLLTEIDDLRGEVSRLKLKLAEVEGLADRDPLTPLLNRRAFVRELGRIRTFAQRYGSPASVVYFDLDGFKAVNDRYGHAAGDACLCAVAERLAANVRDSDVVGRMGGDEFAVILVQADRETAEAKARSLAEAIEATPIRFGEWTAPLHISFGVREISPELDAEALVAEADTAMFIRKRQARSLPSR
- a CDS encoding VOC family protein, which translates into the protein MIGYTTVGANDFEKSKAFFDAVLAPLGVARSFGMDRIQFYGAPGAGALAVCKPYDGEKATIGNGMMVALACPSPEVVDQVHAAALAAGGTCDGEPGKRLPTFYGAYFRDLDGNKFCAFKMG
- a CDS encoding DUF465 domain-containing protein, with protein sequence MNDDDRNDPEARLTERLHLLIQEHADLGVAVEAIAQAPVPDMMVIARLKRRKLALKDEIERLKDQQTPDIIA
- a CDS encoding TIGR02444 family protein, translating into MSLWGWTLEAYARPGVPEACLELQDEYGQNTSYLLWAVWAEGADAATLQAAAAAGRGWDETVLKPIRAVRRTLKARFGKVDDGAREGLREDVKAAELRAERVLMEAFEALGEHRRGGRPALEALKAASRAWGPPAPDEALARLARALG
- a CDS encoding UbiX family flavin prenyltransferase, which codes for MSTPARLVVGVSGASGVAYGLRALDACRELGVESHLIFSKAAALTLAQETSLSLAEVSARADVAHKVGDVGASISSGSFPTLGMIIAPCSVRTMSEIATGVTSSLLTRAADVTLKERRPLVLMVRETPLHLGHLRTMVRLAEMGAVIAPPLPAFYAKPASLEEMVDQSVGRALDLFGLSWTPVKRWGLDLKPLSGEA
- a CDS encoding DUF465 domain-containing protein codes for the protein MAVEARIRELGFRHQNLDRMIEEETNRPAADATKLRELKLKKLKLKEEIEALGAQAH
- a CDS encoding cell cycle transcriptional regulator TrcR, whose product is MTEILMPKATAVWLVDNTSLTFDQIADFCGLHPLEVKGIADGEVARDIRGADPIANGQLSREELDKAQANDKYRMKAQKSRHAELLKPVKKAPRYTPVSRRQDRPDAIAWFIRNHPEVADSQIARLLGTTKATIDQVRNRSHWNSANIKPVDPVTLGLATQMELDAVVKKAADKKAKDDARRGIVDGPTLEPASETGAFGGPADQDEQPYAAEPPHFDDEDGEED
- a CDS encoding TylF/MycF/NovP-related O-methyltransferase, which produces MNAIALPEIGTPRTVARGRSAHDGYQRGWGLMHAGVADLVAHHPLYQAGVEASAHWSVMVESKRMNLFLILTSFYAGLNGKDVIEFGSYRGGNALFMARVLWDVAPGAKVYACDTYAGMPETDAARDLHGAGDFGDSSYDALVERRDALGLTNLVVVKGLFQDTFPAIARERPTFGLAHIDCDIYSGVKYAQEAVWPRMARGGYVVYDDADTPSCIGATEAVEELVMTRKLHSEQVWPHWVFRAGL
- a CDS encoding lanthionine synthetase LanC family protein; the encoded protein is MTGYGQAAREALNFIESQRTGAVWRTNDHPKARPAYSLYHGAGGVILLLLELHAQSGEAELMERALAAGDEILAQLPTFEDLSINSSTGWGGYVFVLGELARISGLARYREGATFCLRKIRELAQPLGAGVGWIEPAPFADITGFSEPREVYDQSVGSAGVILTLLYAAREGLDDGALALAVAAAERLLEVAEPTPDGLRWRMMADMPFQFTAPNFAHGGAGVGYALLQLHRATGEPRYLEAAIDAARYAMSRSHPVGSGRLVCHNEDTRKPIFYLGACHGPAGTGRLLLELHAVTGDAQWAQALEQLVAGIKGAGAPEARSAGFWNNHGQCCGDAGVGEFALLLARRTGKAEYLDLARRCAAVILDSSETSGGGRFWRQAEHRDRPEFVQAQTGYMQGAAGIASFLQHLGGVERGRAVKLSMPDWPDMGA